In one window of Fulvia fulva chromosome 5, complete sequence DNA:
- a CDS encoding Ecp32-2 translates to MKSFIAATFVAAAAAQAGTTEPLRFTGLAQGPSGTLLNAGVINANGGSFWIGKDTVTSVPANTDSHSVIGQSNTKNGNTTIFTYLNSQSTFNLDVVVPRGQAVFVSLPGGKLKFTKGNHAAAGRSLTHGFANVYDATLKFEGKGWLGCGNDATGYEIFAASRAPANKAGCQRFSWKLKQVDAVVDGGPSQAYQYV, encoded by the coding sequence ATGAAGTCCTTCATCGCCGCCACCTTCGTCGCTGCAGCCGCTGCCCAGGCCGGCACAACTGAACCACTCCGCTTCACCGGTTTGGCCCAAGGGCCCTCTGGCACCCTTCTCAACGCCGGCGTCATCAACGCCAACGGCGGCTCCTTCTGGATCGGCAAGGACACAGTCACCAGCGTCCCAGCAAACACAGATTCTCACTCCGTCATCGGCCAAAGCAACACCAAGAACGGCAACACCACCATCTTCACCTACCTCAACAGCCAGAGCACCTTCAACCTCGACGTGGTCGTTCCACGAGGCCAGGCCGTCTTCGTCAGCCTGCCCGGCGGCAAGCTTAAATTCACTAAGGGTAACCATGCTGCTGCAGGGCGTTCACTTACACACGGCTTCGCGAATGTTTACGATGCGACGTTGAAGTTTGAGGGGAAGGGGTGGCTGGGCTGTGGAAATGATGCTACTGGGTATGAGATCTTTGCTGCGAGCAGAGCGCCGGCCAATAAGGCTGGATGCCAGCGGTTCTCGTGGAAGTTGAAGCAGGTTGATGCTGTGGTCGATGGTGGCCCAAGCCAGGCATACCAGTACGTCTAG